From one Lotus japonicus ecotype B-129 chromosome 3, LjGifu_v1.2 genomic stretch:
- the LOC130744360 gene encoding uncharacterized protein LOC130744360 codes for MSHSESVTETHTESALFCYYYPDAMLNCVSVALIKMSLPKSYEVDMPQERVEERQLSNVEDRHDVPIAADYTEQFTTDRVFVTRDELLDWAKNVGKQLGFVIIIRRSDYGSKGRRSKDKQLTILVCEMSGKYKPYKHVLMRKGTGTKKCDCPFRLMARYTSEDGLWRLTVVRGDHNHAPAETLVGHAYVGRLTSQEKDMVGKMVDNKVKSGNMLLALKEVNPQNLTTIRQVYNERMTHIRAKRGQLSEMQHLMWLLEEDKEEDMPKVRVTDKDTALMNAVTTTFPTSAQLLCQFHIAKCVKAKCKLTIEDKEMWDDVGDAWNRVMYAESAEEFNASMDFLRSLVGEHSNPMHYIKETWLSFKHKFVKYAIDRYMHMGNTTTNRVEGAHAKLKACIKDIKSDMCAAWAAIHRCTLLQHTRINAAFQASIFIREHTFKEKLYDNLRGVVSRYALMLIANEKARVGKCSCTMRRTHDLPCSC; via the exons CACTGAGAGTGCGCTTTTCTGTTATTATTATCCCGACGCAATGTTAAACTGCGTCTCTGTCGCACTTATAAA AATGAGTCTCCCTAAGTCATATGAAGTGGACATGCCACAAGAAAGGGTGGAAGAAAGGCAACTATCCAATGTAGAAGATCGACATGATGTGCCAATTGCAGCGGACTACACAGAACAATTTACCACAGACAGG GTTTTTGTTACTCGGGATGAGCTTTTGGATTGGGCTAAGAATGTAGGAAAGCAACTAGGCTTTGTGATCATTATTAGAAGGTCTGATTATGGGAGCAAGGGTCGTAGGAGTAAAGACAAACAATTGACTATTTTGGTGTGCGAGATGAGTGGCAAGTACAAACCGTACAAGCATGTGTTGATGCGGAAGGGGACAGGAACCAAGAAATGTGATTGTCCGTTCAGGCTCATGGCGAGATACACATCAGAAGATGGTTTGTGGAGGTTGACTGTAGTACGTGGAGACCACAACCATGCGCCAGCCGAGACTCTGGTTGGTCATGCCTATGTCGGTCGCCTTACAAGTCAAGAAAAGGATATGGTGGGTAAAATGGTTGACAATAAAGTCAAGTCAGGTAACATGTTGCTGGCATTGAAGGAGGTCAACCCTCAGAATTTGACTACCATAAGGCAAGTGTACAATGAGCGGATGACACACATTAGGGCCAAGAGAGGACAATTGTCAGAGATGCAGCACTTGATGTGGTTGTTGGAGGAAGACAA GGAGGAGGACATGCCTAAAGTAAGGGTTACAGACAAAGACACTGCTTTGATGAACGCAGTTACAACCACATTCCCTACATCAGCTCAATTGCTATGCCAATTCCATATTGCTAAGTGTGTGAAGGCAAAGTGCAAGCTCACTATCGAAGACAAGGAGATGTGGGATGATGTCGGGGACGCATGGAATAGAGTCATGTATGCCGAGTCAGCGGAGGAGTTTAATGCGAGCATGGACTTCTTACGTTCACTTGTTGGGGAGCACTCTAACCCCATGCATTACATTAAGGAAACTTGGTTGTCGTTTAAGCACAAGTTTGTGAAGTATGCGATTGACCGTTATATGCACATGGGTAACACAACTACAAACAG GGTTGAAGGTGCACACGCAAAACTGAAAGCGTGCATCAAAGATATCAAGAGTGACATGTGTGCGGCTTGGGCAGCTATACATAGGTGCACACTGCTCCAACATACAAGGATTAATGCTGCTTTTCAGGCAAGTATCTTCATCAGAGAGCACACATTTAAGGAGAAGTTGTACGACAACCTGCGTGGTGTAGTCTCAAGATATGCGCTCATGTTGATCGCAAATGAGAAAGCGCGCGTTGGAAAATGCAGCTGCACTATGAGGAGGACACACGACCTGCCTTGTTCATGTTAG
- the LOC130743386 gene encoding putative E3 ubiquitin-protein ligase XBAT31: protein MGQGLSCRGNHDHGLFTAVQQGDLQIVTALLEQDPTLFHQTTLYDRHSALHIAAANGQIEILSRLLDGSVNPDILNRQKQTPLMLAAMHGRVACVEKLLEAGANVLMFDTLNGRTCLHYAAYYGHSSCLKAILSAAKSSSVAVSWGFVRFVNIRDGKGATPLHLAARQRRPECVHILLDSGALVCAATGGYGCPGSTPLHLAARGGSLDCIRELLAWGADRLQRDASGRIPYMVALKHKHGAACVSLLNPASAEPLVWPSPLKFISELNLEAKALLEQALMDSNKEREKNILKGSAYTLPSPSHSDGVDDNISEISESELCCICFEQVCTIEVQSCGHQMCAQCTLALCCHNKPNPATACINPPVCPFCRSAIARLVVVKVESAYYDEGDQDNNVDMMNCSKISKSRKPRNMNDCGGSSSFKGLTFGKLGGRSSGRIAAEWVDKLE, encoded by the exons atggGTCAGGGTCTCAGTTGCAGAGGCAACCATGACCATGGTCTCTTCACTGCTGTGCAACAAGGTGACCTTCAAATTGTTACAGCTCTCTTGGAACAAGACCCAACTCTCTTCCACCAAACCACTCTCTATGATCGCCACTCTGCTCTTCATATTGCTGCTGCCAATGGCCAGATCGAG ATTCTTTCAAGGCTTTTAGATGGATCTGTTAACCCAGATATTTTGAATCGCCAGAAGCAG ACTCCGCTTATGTTGGCAGCAATGCACGGAAGGGTTGCCTGTGTGGAGAAGCTCCTTGAAGCGGGTGCTAAT GTGTTGATGTTTGATACCCTAAACGGAAGAACCTGCTTACATTATGCAGCCTACTATGGCCATTCTTCTTGCCTCAAGGCAATTCTCTCTGCCGCTAAATCTAGTTCGGTGGCTGTTTCTTG GGGATTTGTTCGGTTTGTGAATATTAGAGATGGAAAGGGCGCAACGCCTTTACATTTGGCAGCTCGCCAAAGACGGCCAGAATGTGTGCATATTTTACTGGACAGTGGAGCTCTTGTTTGTGCTGCAACCGGTGGATATGG GTGTCCTGGGAGCACTCCCCTTCATCTAGCTGCTAGAGGAGGATCTCTGGATTGCATTCGTGAACTGTTGGCATGGGGTGCGGATCGTCTTCAACGCGATGCATCTGG GCGGATACCGTATATGGTTGCTCTGAAACACAAACATGGAGCAGCATGTGTGTCCTTGCTAAACCCTGCGTCGGCAGAGCCTCTTGTCTGGCCATCTCCATTGAAGTTCATTAGTGAGCTTAATCTGGAAGCCAAAGCTTTATTAGAACAGGCCCTAATGGACTCAAACAAAGAAAGGGAGAAAAACATATTGAAAGGGAGTGCTTACACTCTTCCATCTCCATCACATTCTGATGGGGTAGATGACAATATCTCTGAG ATTAGTGAGTCTGAATTGTGCTGCATCTGCTTTGAGCAAGTTTGCACAATTGAAGTTCAGAGCTGTGGTCACCAAATGTGTGCACAATGCACACTAGCCCTATGTTGCCACAACAAGCCTAACCCTGCCACTGCGTGTATTAACCCCCCAGTTTGTCCATTTTGCCGAAGCGCCATAGCGAGACTGGTGGTTGTGAAGGTAGAAAGCGCTTATTATGATGAAGGTGATCAAGATAATAACGTTGATATGATGAATTGTTCCAAGATTAGCAAGTCAAGGAAACCGAGAAACATGAATGACTGTGGTGGTAGTAGCAGCTTCAAGGGATTAACATTCGGGAAATTGGGCGGCCGAAGCTCTGGAAGGATTGCTGCAGAGTGGGTGGATAAATTAGAGTGA
- the LOC130749538 gene encoding uncharacterized protein LOC130749538, translating into MNLDTFPASSVIWRPYVEHYAHWPFPQVALYRGFIRHAGMIFPYLPDRVIRQFVRIQYVPDPPPSSVTCRECDRRFAHWNDHIFHLSEEAAFPFQTTGEYTPWYIKVSHPYMVPNEYKVDRFAFLESQFAELALYSGIAVDPTTVGSPPQGSPMWDAMHNMHTIIEGAVHGRGRKIRGGDS; encoded by the exons ATGAACCTGGACACGTTTCCGGCCAGTTCTGTGATTTGGAGACCTTATGTAGAGCATTATGCTCACTGGCCCTTCCCTCAGGTTGCCTTGTATAGGGGATTTATCAGGCATGCCGGGATGATATTCCCATACCTCCCAGATCGAGTCATCAGGCAGTTTGTCAGGATCCAGTATGTGCCAGATCCCCCACCATCGTCAGTTACGTGCCGGGAGTGTGATCGTCGATTTGCGCACTGGAATGATCACATTTTCCATCTGTCGGAAGAAGCTGCTTTCCCTTTTCAGACCACTGGTGAATACACTCCTTGGTATATCAAGGTCTCACACCCTTACATGGTCCCAAATGAGTACAAAGTCGACCGCTTCGCATTTCTAGAG agccagtttgcggAGCTTGCGTTGTACTCTGGCATTGCGGTTGATCCGACGACAGTTGGATCGCCCCCACAAGGTTCACCGATGTGGGATGCGATGCACAATATGCATACCATCATCGAGGGAGCAGTGCACGGGAGGGGAAGAAAGATCAGGGGAGGGGACTCGTGA
- the LOC130744361 gene encoding protein FAR1-RELATED SEQUENCE 6-like, with protein MVSIASNKGWTLHQLDVKFTFLNGPLDEDDIMIPEIYEEVNRPNMEIVPSVDLTEAFTTSQAFESHKALVNWAKAVGKEHGYVIIIQKSDYGSDKRRVVMTLGCEHGGKYKPSTLVLKRKRTGTKKCNCPFKLRARRSDKDKMWTVLGHSYVGRLNPEEKAMVGEMIEERVKASDSLIAIRKPNPTNLTRIKQIYNEKQAYNRSKRGSLTEMQHLMKLLEEDKYAHWSRVQDGTDVVRSLFWAHPDSIHLLNELPHVVILDSTYKTNRYKIPLLEMVGVTSTNLTYSIAFAYMENEQKNEVVWAVNRLKDLISNEDNLPKVFVTDKDQVLMEALETVFPQLAVFYVSFMYLRV; from the exons ATGGTTTCAATTGCAAGCAACAAAGGTTGGACATTACATCAACTTGATGTAAAGTTTACCTTTCTCAATGGACCACTAGATgaagatga CATAATGATACCTGAGATATATGAGGAAGTAAATAGGCCCAATATGGAGATTGTGCCTTCTGTGGATCTTACGGAAGCTTTCACCACTAGCCAA GCTTTTGAATCCCACAAAGCTCTTGTTAATTGGGCCAAAGCTGTAGGTAAAGAGCATGgctatgttattattattcagAAGTCGGACTATGGATCTGACAAAAGGAGGGTCGTGATGACACTAGGATGTGAGCATGGCGGGAAATATAAACCATCAACATTGGTGTTAAAGCGAAAGCGGACTGGAACTAAGAAGTGTAATTGTCCATTCAAGCTAAGGGCAAGGCGTAGTGATAAAGATAAAATGTGGACTGTGCTT GGTCACTCATATGTTGGCCGTCTAAATCCAGAGGAAAAGGCGATGGTGGGAGAAATGATTGAAGAAAGGGTCAAGGCCAGTGATAGTTTGATTGCTATAAGGAAACCCAACCCAACCAACTTGACTAGAATTAAACAGATTTACAATgagaagcaagcatacaacaggTCAAAGAGGGGATCGTTGACCGAGATGCAACACTTGATGAAGTTATTGGAAGAAGACAAATACGCACATTGGTCTAGGGTGCAGGATGGTACTGATGTGGTCAGATCTTTGTTTTGGGCACACCCCGATTCTATTCACTTGCTCAATGAGCTTCCTCATGTTGTGATTCTGGATAGTACATACAAGACCAATAGGTACAAGATCCCTTTACTTGAGATGGTGGGGGTTACGTCGACAAATTTGACATACTCCATTGCTTTTGCGTACATGGAGAATGAGCAAAAAAATGAGGTTGTTTGGGCTGTGAATAGATTAAAAGACTTGATCAGTAATGAGGACAATCTGCCGAAGGTCTTTGTTACAGACAAAGACCAAGTTTTGATGGAAGCATTGGAAACTGTTTTCCCGCAGCTCGCTGTCTTCTATGTCAGTTTCATGTACTTAAGAGTGTAA